The following proteins are encoded in a genomic region of bacterium:
- a CDS encoding phosphomannomutase/phosphoglucomutase — QNKKTISVGGDNRLTTPEIKEKLIKGLLSTGCEVFDIGIVPTPVLYFSVHYYCFDSGIMVTASHNPPQYNGFKIVIGNRSIYGKEIQEIADIIEREDFKNDKGKVSKEIADVDYINYIKSKFNFKNKFRVGVDTGNGIAGPIIVPLFKELGIKIFPLYIESDGNFPHHLPDPVVPENLKDLIKIVKEYSLDVGFGFDGDGDRLGVVDDTGEIQWGDRLLILYSREILKKMPKSKIIFDVKCTKALQEEIEKAGGIPIMWKTGHSLIEDKLHQENSPLAGELSGHLYFADEYYGYDDAIYASLRLLKILDNEGKKPSQLFSDVKKYFSTPEIRIEVPDEKKFDIVEKLKNYYKGKYPSSEIDGIKVYFPDGWALVRASNTQPALVIRIESESQEALNKIKNEFLEVIEKFK, encoded by the coding sequence AACAAAATAAAAAAACAATTTCAGTTGGAGGAGATAATCGCCTAACAACTCCAGAAATAAAAGAAAAATTAATAAAAGGGCTTCTTTCAACTGGCTGTGAAGTTTTTGATATAGGAATAGTTCCTACTCCTGTACTTTATTTTTCCGTTCACTATTATTGTTTTGATTCAGGAATTATGGTTACTGCAAGTCATAATCCTCCTCAATATAATGGATTTAAAATAGTTATTGGAAACAGGTCTATTTATGGAAAGGAAATTCAGGAAATAGCAGATATTATTGAAAGAGAAGATTTTAAGAACGATAAAGGTAAGGTTAGTAAAGAAATTGCTGATGTTGATTATATAAACTATATAAAAAGTAAATTCAATTTTAAAAACAAATTCAGAGTAGGAGTTGATACAGGAAACGGTATTGCAGGTCCTATAATAGTTCCCTTATTTAAAGAACTTGGAATTAAAATTTTTCCTTTATATATAGAGAGTGATGGTAATTTTCCTCATCATCTTCCAGACCCTGTTGTTCCAGAAAATTTAAAAGACCTTATAAAAATTGTCAAAGAGTACTCATTAGATGTTGGTTTTGGTTTTGATGGAGATGGTGACCGACTTGGAGTTGTTGATGATACAGGGGAGATACAATGGGGGGATAGATTGCTGATTTTATATTCAAGAGAAATTTTAAAGAAAATGCCAAAAAGTAAAATAATATTTGATGTTAAATGTACAAAAGCACTTCAGGAAGAAATTGAAAAAGCAGGTGGTATACCAATAATGTGGAAAACAGGTCATTCATTAATAGAAGATAAATTACATCAGGAAAATTCTCCACTTGCTGGAGAATTATCAGGGCATCTTTATTTTGCAGATGAATATTATGGATATGATGATGCTATTTATGCGAGTTTAAGATTATTAAAGATTCTTGATAATGAAGGCAAAAAACCTTCTCAACTTTTTTCAGATGTTAAAAAATATTTTTCAACGCCAGAAATAAGAATAGAAGTACCCGATGAAAAAAAATTTGATATTGTTGAAAAACTTAAAAATTATTATAAAGGAAAGTACCCTTCAAGCGAAATTGATGGAATAAAAGTTTATTTCCCGGACGGGTGGGCACTTGTCAGGGCATCTAATACGCAACCAGCACTTGTTATCAGGATTGAAAGTGAATCCCAAGAGGCATTAAATAAAATTAAAAATGAATTTTTAGAAGTTATTGAGAAGTTTAAGTAA
- a CDS encoding TlpA disulfide reductase family protein: protein MKKILILFLGFLFISCIAEEQQKKAPVFSLKTVNNEIINLSDYKGKVVIVNFFATWCPPCKKEIPDFVKFYNENKDKGIVVIGICVGSKEQDIKKLIEEYKISYPVCISDGKVENAYGGINAVPTTFIIDRNGFIFTKQIGMMEEEQLYNILKQIK from the coding sequence ATGAAAAAAATTTTGATTTTATTTTTGGGATTTTTATTTATTTCTTGTATTGCAGAAGAGCAACAAAAAAAAGCACCCGTTTTTTCTCTTAAAACAGTCAATAATGAAATAATAAATCTTTCTGACTATAAAGGGAAAGTTGTAATTGTTAATTTTTTTGCCACATGGTGTCCTCCCTGTAAGAAAGAAATCCCTGATTTTGTAAAATTCTATAATGAAAATAAAGATAAAGGAATTGTAGTAATTGGGATATGTGTTGGGAGTAAAGAACAGGATATAAAAAAACTTATAGAAGAATATAAAATAAGTTATCCTGTTTGTATAAGTGATGGAAAGGTTGAAAATGCCTATGGCGGAATAAATGCTGTTCCTACAACTTTTATAATTGATAGAAATGGTTTTATATTTACAAAACAAATAGGAATGATGGAAGAAGAACAACTATATAATATTTTAAAACAAATAAAATGA